The Paramisgurnus dabryanus chromosome 24, PD_genome_1.1, whole genome shotgun sequence genome contains the following window.
TAGACGGCAAACACAAAAATGCAGACTCAACATTTGAAAGGCTGCAGGTCGATATtcagcatcttgatttaagtaAGTACACTTTCCATCATGTTACAAttgaaaaaatacattattcTTACTCATTATTTTCTTTTGGCATCTTTAAGATCAAGTTCCCCTCCTGACAGATAAAAGACTTCCTGTAGTTGGGGTTGGGAAGCATCTGTGTGGTGCAGCAACAGGTAGACAAACATCCCATAACTTTCAGTACTCCATAATGCAAAGTCCGCTTCACAACGTGTGTTCCTTGACAGATCTTGCCCTTCGATGTTTATTCGACCACTTGTGCAAAGATGACGACGAACCTCCGACCAAACGTGTAAAGCTCCAGCAGGGAGCAGGTGATGACGACATAAAATCCGTTCCTCCAACCGAAGCCACCGGTGGCGGCCTTGTAGTGTCAGGATTGGCCGTTGCTTTGTGCTGCCACCACCGTTGCGATTGGAGACATTATGTTGGAAAAGAGTTCTTCAGTCAACGAGGTCTCGGTCCGGAGGATTTCGCCGCTTTTCAGCGCATGTCGAGCTGGGCTACGTGCGGGATGAGGAAATTCGGCTCTAAGACATCAGAGCAACCGAGTGACCGTAATACAGAGGATGAACATGAGAAGAACGAGGAAGCCATACCAGATATCCTTAATGGGTGGGTGAATCAACCAATGAATCTTTAATTAAGCATATCATTATTTTTTAGTCTAATGGTTCTTCACATCCTTGCAGTGTGATGTCGGTTGAAGATCGCGAACAGATCGGACGACTTTGTAAACTTTTGATCGACGAAGGCCGAGTGTATTACCTCAAGCAAAGAGGTTTCGAATCCAGCTTGAAGTACTACACAAGCAGAGACGTATCGTTGGAGAACGTGTTACTGACAGCCGTGCCGTCATCGAATCAGAATACAGAAAGTACATGACACAAACAAGCAGACATATCAGCAAAGCAGGGCACTTGTCATTTTTAATTTTcgaattttattttttagctCATCCACAAAATTTTAAGAGCTACAAAACAAGAGCAACAAAACATGATGACAATAGACTTCACATTGTTGGTTCAGAAGAACGGGCCGGGCCAAGAAGACAAACCAGCAGACAGTAGCCAGCATGCTAGTCACAAAGATGACGCTAGCTCTGGCACAGCATCCAACGCCATGTTTAGCACTGACGTGAACGTTTGGGATCCTGCAATACACATTTGAGTTGGTCATTAAGAGGGTCTGAAGGCTTTTGTTTTTATACCCGTTTTATTTACGcaatgttttatattatatatacatattgagTACAGCGTAACCTCTTTTTCGGGACTCCTGGATGTAGTAGTGCATGAACTCTCGCCCGAACATCTCCCTGTCGTTCTCCTCTTCGTCGACATCTTCGTTTAAATCGGGAAGCGTCACGTCGTACGTCAAAGGGTTGTCTCGGAAATTCACAAACCTGTCATAAGATCGAATTAAGCTACACAATAACgtaaaaaaaacttaagacaCAATCTCGTAATATAGTTTGCTAATAGTgtttattttcacagaattttcatatttgtttttaGAAAATCAGCATTTTGCTGATTTAATGAATGAAGATCTTAGACTTAAAAGATCgcttttgtaaatatttttattggtCAACAAAGATGAAATATTTTTCAATAAATCCAATATATACAGAAATGAAGTGATGCTAACCTGAGGTTACTCATGCTCTCCATTAATGGAGGAATGTCTCGTAGTTTATTCTTGCTCAGAACCAGCGTGTCTAGGCTTTGCATGCGGCTGATGTTGTCCGGCAGGTACTCTAGTTCATTTCTCGGGAGCCACAGGGTATGAAGTTTCTCCATTCTGGATGCATGGGACATAAcgggtcttaaagggacactccacttaaaaaaaaaagctcccctagagttaaacatttgattcttaccgttttgaaatccattcagccgatatCCGGGTCTgacgctagcacttttagcatagcttagcataatccattgaatctgattagaccattagcatcgagctaaaaaataaccaaagagtttcgatatttttcctatttaaagcttgactcttctgtagttacatcgtataCTTAGACCGACGGAAATTAAAagctgcgattttctaggcagatatggctaggaactatactcttaaactggcgtaataatcaagcaCTTTGCagttgtaacatggctgcagcaggcgtagtgatattacacactgcccgaaaatagccCCCTTGGCTACTTttaatggcaggggactattttcgggcaatGCGTAATATCACTCTTCGGttattttttgcgcgatgctaatggtctaatcagactCAATGGattaagctatgctaaaagtgctagcgctaGACCCAGATatcaactgaatggattccaaaatggtgagaatcaaatgtttaactctaggggagctggaatgtccctttaaactgAATCTCGGTTCGTCTACAAAAATGTGACCTGAAGTTTGGTTTTTACCTGTGAATGTCATCTGGCAACGTCTCCAATCGGTTGCTCCCCATGTCTAGCCATTCCAGAGAAGGAAGGTTGACCACACAGTCCGGAATAGTGGTAAATTGGTTCATGGAGAGATCCAAATGATACAACTTCTTTAGATTGCTAAGCTGTGGAAATTAAATCGAATACATTTCTAAACAAATGCAAGCGGGGATGTGAATGAGGATATATGGGATATATAGGCATGTAACTTTGATACCCCGGCAGGAAGATCATCCAGATCGTGATTCATTGCCAGTTCTAGTTTCTCCAGATTTTCACAACAGCCGATTTCCTCCGGTACGTAGTTTACTCGGTTATAGCTCAACAACAGGTCTCGTAACCGAGTTAATTTACCTGTAATTAACAAGAATGTGTAAAGGATActtatgtttaatgtaaagGTTGAGACGTATATTCTATGGTCATATACCGACCGATCTCTTTGGGAATCTCTGCGACTGAATTACGAGACAAGTCCAAAACTATGAGATTTTGAAAGGTTGAGATGAACTGCGGGATCTTCTGAAGTCCTATTCGGTGTAACTGCCATTCTTGGATGTGGGTGAGCTGGACCAGAGCCGCAGGAAGTGTCTGCAGAAGGATGCCAATAGatacaaacacaaaatttgtacatttttatttttaagggaactatccctttaaatctcaCAAAATACAAATCGTTGTACCTTCCAATCCTCTTTTTCAATACGTAGGATGACACGTCCTTCCTCAGTCACAATTTTTTCCTTTAGCTTGGCCAAAGTTATGCGATCCTCCCAGGCACCCGTCAACCtacattaaacatttgttttttgagGATGAGGGCG
Protein-coding sequences here:
- the trmt13 gene encoding tRNA:m(4)X modification enzyme TRM13 homolog; amino-acid sequence: MEASKPDGVSAPLPGRCAFYVTKKKRYCKMIVGKGKTLCGEHANAGEETEKKRIPCPLDPKHTVYEDNLAKHLKKCNSKEKPKPCYYVKDINAGCGSEDETIEEVSIADRTKEELDELIVKLKTALKGLNTKIVESTLSHSALDEPLNDPKNGDSAFKHLKQQASILGNMEALELLSPERCYIEFGAGKGKLSHWIHIALKEAENVHFLLVERSSTRFKVDGKHKNADSTFERLQVDIQHLDLNQVPLLTDKRLPVVGVGKHLCGAATDLALRCLFDHLCKDDDEPPTKRVKLQQGAGDDDIKSVPPTEATGGGLVVSGLAVALCCHHRCDWRHYVGKEFFSQRGLGPEDFAAFQRMSSWATCGMRKFGSKTSEQPSDRNTEDEHEKNEEAIPDILNGVMSVEDREQIGRLCKLLIDEGRVYYLKQRGFESSLKYYTSRDVSLENVLLTAVPSSNQNTETHPQNFKSYKTRATKHDDNRLHIVGSEERAGPRRQTSRQ
- the lrrc39 gene encoding leucine-rich repeat-containing protein 39, translating into MTGVAVCFGTVNSIKALWETKIKKSKDDLRTEKEQRDRIAVGRLTGAWEDRITLAKLKEKIVTEEGRVILRIEKEDWKTLPAALVQLTHIQEWQLHRIGLQKIPQFISTFQNLIVLDLSRNSVAEIPKEIGKLTRLRDLLLSYNRVNYVPEEIGCCENLEKLELAMNHDLDDLPAGLSNLKKLYHLDLSMNQFTTIPDCVVNLPSLEWLDMGSNRLETLPDDIHRMEKLHTLWLPRNELEYLPDNISRMQSLDTLVLSKNKLRDIPPLMESMSNLRFVNFRDNPLTYDVTLPDLNEDVDEEENDREMFGREFMHYYIQESRKRGSQTFTSVLNMALDAVPELASSL